The following proteins come from a genomic window of Sebastes fasciatus isolate fSebFas1 chromosome 6, fSebFas1.pri, whole genome shotgun sequence:
- the vps33a gene encoding vacuolar protein sorting-associated protein 33A, which translates to MAAHLSYGRVNLNILREAARKELREFLDKCAGSKAIVWDEYLTGPFGLIAQYSLLKEHEVEKMFTLKSGRLPSADVKNIIFFVRPRLELMDIIAENVFSEDKMHSSRDFHILFVPRRSLLCEQRLKEQGVLASFTNIDEYILDLIPYDGDLLSMEYESAFRECYLENDQTSLYHTAKGLMTLQALYGTIPQIYGKGECARHVANMMLRMKREFAGSQNQILPVFDTLLLLDRNVDLLTPLATQLTYEGLIDEIYGITNGYVKLPPEKFAQKKQGEASKDLPTESKKLQLNSAEELYAEIRDKNFNAVGAALSKKAKIISAAFEERHNAKTVGEIKQFVSQLPHMQAARSSLANHTSIAELIKDITTSEAFFDNLTVEQEFMTGVDTDKVNTYIEDCIAQKDPLIKILRLVCMQSVCNNGLKQKVFDYYKREILQTYGYEHILTLNNLEKAGLLKPQTNSRNNYPTIRKTLKLWMEDANEQNPNDISYVYSGYAPLSIRLTQVLARPGWRSIEEVLKMLPGPHFEERQQLPAGLHKKRQQGENRTTLVFFLGGVSYAEIAALRFLSQMEDSGMEYIIATTKLLNGTTWVKSLMDRPESQTS; encoded by the exons ATGGCTGCACATCTGTCCTACGGTAGAGTTAATCTAAACATTTTGAGAGAAGCAGCACGAAAAGAGCTTCGGGAATTTTTGGACAAATGTGCGGGAAGCAAg GCCATAGTTTGGGATGAATATCTGACAGGACCTTTTGGACTGATAGCTCAGTACTCTCTACTGAAG GAACATGAAGTGGAAAAGATGTTCACCCTCAAGAGTGGCAGGCTCCCCTCTGCTGACGTCAAAAATATCATCTTCTTTGTTCGTCCCAGACTGGAGCTCATGGACATCATTGCTGAGAATGTATTCAG TGAGGACAAGATGCATTCGTCTCGAGACTTCCACATTTTGTTCGTGCCTCGGCGGAGCTTGCTGTGTGAGCAGCGGCTGAAGGAGCAGGGTGTGTTGGCCTCTTTCACCAACATCGACGAGTACATCCTGGACCTGATCCCCTATGATGGCGACCTGCTCTCCATGGAGTATGAAAGTGCTTTCAGG GAGTGCTACTTAGAAAATGACCAAACAAGCCTTTACCACACAGCCAAAGGCCTCATGACCTTACAGGCGCTGTATGGCACCATTCCACAGATATACGGGAAAGGAGAATGTGCACGG CATGTTGCCAACATGATGCTGAGGATGAAGAGGGAGTTTGCCGGAAGTCAGAATCAGATCCTGCCCGTGTTCGATACTCTGCTCCTCCTGGACCGCAACGTTGACCTGCTCACCCCGCTGGCCACACAGCTCACCTACGAGGGTCTCATTGACGAGATCTATGGAATCACTAACG GTTATGTCAAGTTGCCTCCGGAGAAGTTTGCGCAGAAGAAGCAAGGCGAGGCGAGTAAAGATTTACCCACGGAGTCCAAGAAGTTACAGCTCAACTCGGCAGAGGAGCTGTATGCAGAAATACGGGACAAAAACTTCAACGCTGTCGGAGCGGCGCTCAGCAAGAAGGCCAAAATCATTTCGGCAGCCTTTGAG gaGCGCCATAATGCTAAAACCGTGGGAGAAATAAAGCAGTTTGTGTCTCAGTTGCCTCACATGCAAGCAGCTCGAAGCTCGCTGGCCAACCACACTTCTATAGCCGAGCTGATCAAGGACATCACCA CATCCGAGGCCTTCTTTGATAATCTAACAGTGGAGCAGGAGTTTATGACTGGAGTCGACACAGACAAG GTGAACACATATATAGAAGACTGCATTGCCCAAAAGGATCCGCTGATCAAGATTCTGCGTCTGGTGTGTATGCAGTCAGTCTGCAACAACGGCCTCAAGCAGAAAGTGTTTGACTACTACAAGAGGGAGATTCTCCAG ACCTATGGTTATGAACACATACTAACCCTGAACAACCTAGAGAAGGCGGGTCTCTTGAAGCCACAGACAAACTCAAGGAATAACTACCCCACTATAAGAAAAACCCTCAAACTGTGGATGGAGGACGCCAATGAACAG AACCCCAACGACATCTCCTATGTGTACAGCGGCTACGCTCCACTCAGCATCCGACTGACCCAGGTCTTGGCCAGGCCCGGGTGGCGTAGCATCGAAGAGGTGCTGAAGATGCTTCCGGGCCCACACTTTGAGGAGAGACAACAGCTGCCTGCCGGGCTTCACAAGAAAC GTCAGCAAGGGGAGAACCGAACAACGCTGGTGTTCTTCCTCGGTGGAGTGTCGTATGCAGAAATAGCCGCTCTTCGTTTCCTCTCTCAAATGGAAGACAGCGGGATGGAGTATATTATAGCCACCACAAAACTCCTTAACGGCACTACTTGGGTCAAATCCCTCATGGACCGGCCTGAATCCCAGACCTCCTGA